Proteins found in one Kangiella sediminilitoris genomic segment:
- a CDS encoding PglL family O-oligosaccharyltransferase — translation MKKNKYLTTATLFFTIPILFFDWTEVNTGGGLGFIRNNLAWAVIILLTCKGLLYVLSKRKIVLPKGYHYILFGCLFALFPFLINTSKLPGSTITFLPFALIGCVLAYFALLQIEGWGNKKDKLLLLIVVVALVESIIGFLQLFNSLMMQLTGNIDEYKLIMIDGTFNQRNVFASFISTGLIIGIYIFSRGGSLLNSKIINNLIVSLFIIGSFVIVLTTSRTGVYSLILGVVVMSIAIPVDRKILTKALLPIVISFLLGVAFKSTIFTGNDKGISDTSSRKLIYSTTITAIKESPVLGHGLGSFEKIYLETLAKKLNQRGVSSDDIKRPENLTHPHNEILYWGMQGGVVSIFGLLIIILGFLISIWSAGLRKNLKILSMLIPIGLHLMVELPFYISGVHILLTLFIISYLVKSNGQVRSYKFKILQNRKGNKVFGVFVSVVGFVAITLLLLNSYSLHQVAKFENALNRSELQLSKASVKIGWKDAYDALLLRHRANIAVKQGEEMPIRDYLTWLEKQIKISPRLQYYFNIYYSYQILGNEKKANNVKQQIQYLFVGVKEAEEWLKLQRKVKVAD, via the coding sequence ATGAAAAAGAATAAATATCTAACTACTGCAACACTCTTTTTTACTATTCCCATACTGTTCTTTGATTGGACTGAGGTCAATACCGGGGGAGGGCTTGGCTTCATTCGTAACAACTTGGCTTGGGCTGTTATCATACTTTTAACCTGTAAAGGTTTGCTCTACGTACTTTCAAAAAGGAAAATAGTTTTACCTAAAGGGTATCACTATATTCTTTTTGGTTGCTTATTCGCGTTATTTCCTTTTTTGATTAACACCTCTAAGTTACCCGGTAGCACGATAACGTTCTTACCCTTTGCTCTAATAGGGTGTGTTCTTGCCTATTTTGCGCTTCTCCAAATTGAGGGCTGGGGTAACAAGAAAGATAAACTGTTGCTTTTAATTGTAGTCGTCGCACTTGTTGAGTCAATTATTGGATTTCTACAACTTTTTAATAGCCTAATGATGCAGTTAACCGGCAATATTGATGAGTACAAGTTAATAATGATAGATGGTACTTTCAATCAGAGAAATGTTTTTGCCAGTTTTATTAGTACAGGACTGATAATAGGGATATATATATTCAGTCGGGGGGGCTCTTTACTCAATAGTAAAATTATAAATAATTTGATAGTTAGCCTTTTTATTATTGGAAGCTTTGTAATTGTATTAACAACTTCTAGAACCGGGGTATACTCTCTTATTCTAGGTGTAGTTGTAATGAGTATAGCTATACCAGTCGATAGGAAAATACTAACAAAAGCTTTATTACCTATCGTAATCAGCTTTCTGTTAGGGGTTGCATTTAAAAGTACTATTTTTACAGGAAATGATAAAGGCATTTCTGATACTAGTAGTCGAAAATTAATATACAGCACAACTATTACTGCAATTAAGGAGTCCCCGGTTCTTGGGCATGGACTAGGTAGTTTTGAAAAAATCTACTTAGAAACTTTAGCTAAGAAGTTGAATCAGAGAGGTGTAAGTTCTGACGATATTAAAAGACCAGAAAACTTAACTCATCCACATAATGAGATACTATATTGGGGAATGCAAGGCGGTGTGGTATCTATTTTTGGTTTGCTAATTATAATCCTAGGCTTTTTGATTAGTATTTGGTCTGCTGGGCTAAGAAAAAACTTAAAAATACTCTCTATGCTGATCCCAATTGGGTTGCACTTAATGGTAGAGTTGCCTTTTTATATTTCTGGTGTACATATTTTATTAACTTTATTCATCATTTCCTATCTTGTAAAAAGTAATGGGCAGGTTAGGAGTTATAAATTTAAAATTCTCCAAAATCGTAAGGGTAATAAAGTTTTTGGTGTATTTGTCTCGGTAGTTGGGTTTGTAGCAATAACGTTACTTTTACTCAATAGCTACTCACTACACCAAGTTGCCAAATTTGAAAATGCGCTTAATCGTTCTGAGCTTCAATTAAGTAAGGCTAGTGTAAAAATTGGATGGAAAGATGCTTATGATGCTCTTTTATTGAGGCATAGAGCTAACATAGCTGTTAAACAGGGTGAAGAAATGCCAATACGCGACTATCTAACTTGGTTAGAAAAGCAAATTAAAATATCTCCGAGACTACAGTACTACTTTAATATTTATTACTCTTATCAAATATTAGGGAATGAAAAGAAAGCAAATAATGTAAAACAACAAATTCAATACCTTTTTGTGGGAGTAAAAGAAGCTGAGGAATGGCTTAAATTGCAGAGAAAGGTTAAGGTTGCAGATTGA
- the zapD gene encoding cell division protein ZapD: MSESGESILYEHPLSEQVRTYLRLERLFSIQLHLREQDSKICHVTALRNLWEILDCLDRGDIKGELIKELEAQRIHFQQLKESPYIDSLKLQRFLEQLEQLLIWLGSYQGKFGFNLRTDRFIEMLKNRIRMPGGTCSFDLPELHLFLNKPFDYRQNKFIEWFAHLEGLAQCIKILLRLFRENSEFETVNCHQGVYQSHLSDKHNPQLIRIRLPIDAKYYPEVSGSKHYFSIRFMEPNEAEVKPVTSDFSFELAIC; the protein is encoded by the coding sequence ATGAGTGAGTCGGGTGAGTCCATACTATATGAGCATCCCCTGAGCGAACAAGTTCGTACCTACTTACGCTTAGAGCGGCTATTTTCCATCCAGTTACATTTGCGTGAGCAGGACTCTAAAATCTGTCATGTCACTGCTTTACGGAATTTATGGGAAATTCTTGATTGCCTCGACCGTGGCGATATTAAAGGTGAATTAATAAAAGAACTTGAAGCTCAGCGTATTCACTTTCAGCAATTGAAAGAAAGCCCTTACATTGACAGTTTGAAACTACAGCGATTTCTTGAGCAGCTTGAGCAGTTACTGATTTGGCTTGGCAGTTACCAAGGAAAATTCGGTTTTAACCTCCGTACAGACCGTTTTATAGAAATGTTAAAAAACCGAATTCGGATGCCGGGTGGAACTTGTAGTTTTGATTTGCCGGAGCTGCATCTGTTCCTAAACAAGCCATTTGACTACAGACAAAATAAGTTTATCGAATGGTTTGCACATTTGGAGGGATTAGCTCAGTGTATAAAAATATTGCTACGATTATTTCGAGAAAACAGTGAGTTTGAAACTGTCAATTGCCATCAGGGCGTTTATCAAAGCCATTTATCAGATAAGCACAACCCTCAGCTTATCAGAATCCGCTTACCAATTGATGCAAAATATTACCCTGAAGTCAGTGGGTCGAAGCATTACTTCAGTATCCGTTTTATGGAGCCGAATGAAGCTGAAGTAAAACCTGTTACATCGGATTTTAGTTTTGAACTGGCAATTTGCTGA
- a CDS encoding prepilin peptidase: MIELLSSNLPLLAGFVFVLGLLFGSFYNVVIYRLPTILNREWRGTATEILTEAGCEVNCPDDNTKETFNLVTPRSKCPKCGHKISAFENIPVFSWIFLGGKCRSCKSRISFRYPFVELLTAFTFAVCAWSFGFSWLTVYAILFTSFLIIGSFIDYDHKILPDQLTLPLVWVGLTIYLVIPGELLQSSFAPNLSSAVIGALCGYLVLWSIYWLFKLITGKEGMGHGDFKLLAAIGAFVGVKMLPLVIILSTVTGAVLGILTMIISKKGRDHAIPFGPFLAIAGWITLIWGEPLTQFYLSQLAP, encoded by the coding sequence ATGATTGAATTATTATCTTCTAACCTGCCTTTATTGGCAGGTTTTGTTTTTGTACTGGGTTTGTTATTTGGTAGTTTTTATAATGTTGTTATTTATCGTCTTCCTACCATTTTGAACCGTGAGTGGCGCGGAACTGCAACTGAGATATTGACTGAGGCAGGCTGTGAAGTTAACTGTCCGGATGATAATACTAAGGAAACATTTAATTTAGTTACACCGCGTTCGAAATGTCCTAAGTGCGGTCATAAAATTTCAGCCTTTGAAAATATTCCCGTGTTTAGCTGGATATTCTTGGGTGGCAAATGTCGTTCCTGTAAAAGCCGAATATCATTTAGGTACCCTTTTGTCGAATTGTTGACTGCTTTTACGTTTGCAGTGTGCGCCTGGTCCTTTGGATTTAGCTGGTTAACGGTCTACGCAATCCTGTTTACTTCATTTTTGATCATTGGTAGCTTTATTGATTATGATCATAAGATACTGCCGGATCAGTTAACTCTTCCCCTGGTCTGGGTCGGTTTAACTATTTATTTGGTAATTCCTGGAGAGCTACTACAATCAAGCTTTGCTCCTAATCTTTCTTCCGCAGTAATTGGAGCATTGTGCGGTTATCTCGTTCTTTGGTCTATTTATTGGTTGTTTAAATTGATAACTGGAAAAGAGGGGATGGGGCACGGTGACTTTAAGCTACTTGCGGCAATTGGTGCTTTTGTAGGAGTTAAAATGCTACCGTTGGTGATTATCCTATCCACAGTGACTGGTGCGGTATTAGGAATCCTAACAATGATAATCAGCAAAAAAGGCCGTGATCATGCCATACCATTCGGTCCATTTTTAGCCATTGCCGGTTGGATTACCCTGATTTGGGGAGAACCATTAACCCAGTTTTATCTCAGTCAACTTGCTCCTTAG
- the ampD gene encoding 1,6-anhydro-N-acetylmuramyl-L-alanine amidase AmpD, giving the protein MAVTTEQFCLNLHNGLIEQARQSTCPHYDDRECDDIDLLVIHNISLPPSQFGGPYIDQFFAGCLDPEVDRFFKEIAGIRVSSHLLIRRDGELVQYVPFHKRAWHAGVSSFNGREKCNDFSIGIELEGTDEIPYEDIQYEVLAKVTKLLMTAYPKITQDRITGHCNIAPGRKTDPGPAFDWEHYFRFLPDFE; this is encoded by the coding sequence ATGGCAGTAACAACTGAGCAATTTTGTTTAAACTTACATAACGGTCTAATTGAACAGGCGCGTCAATCAACCTGTCCCCATTATGATGATAGAGAGTGTGACGATATAGATTTACTCGTAATTCATAATATTAGCCTACCTCCTAGTCAGTTTGGTGGACCTTATATTGATCAGTTTTTTGCGGGGTGTCTGGATCCAGAAGTAGATAGATTCTTTAAGGAAATTGCCGGAATTCGAGTATCTAGTCATCTTTTAATTCGTCGAGACGGTGAGTTAGTTCAATATGTTCCATTTCACAAGCGCGCATGGCACGCTGGCGTATCGAGCTTTAATGGTCGAGAGAAATGTAATGACTTTTCTATTGGTATCGAGCTGGAGGGGACCGACGAAATACCATACGAGGATATACAGTACGAAGTATTGGCCAAAGTCACCAAATTATTAATGACTGCTTATCCTAAAATTACTCAGGATCGAATTACGGGGCACTGTAATATTGCTCCAGGTCGCAAAACCGATCCCGGTCCTGCTTTCGACTGGGAGCATT
- a CDS encoding type II secretion system F family protein — MATAVKKRGAAAKKQKLKNFQYKGVNKQGQKVSGSMPAESADAVKMQLRKQGITPKTVNAELFSFGSSKKPIKPVDIAVFLRQLATMMKAGVPLVQSFDIIGKGHENASVQDLVQNIKEEVESGSPFATALRSHPKYFDDLVCDLIHAGEQSGTLEQMLDRIATYKEKTEALKSKIKKAMMYPTAVIVVSIAVTAVLLIYVVPMFKDLFSGAGADLPALTAMVVGASESMQANWYIYFGVLIAIVVGFSQANKRSKAFREAKDRFLLKVPIFGPLVQKAAVARYARTLATTFAAGVPLVDALDSAAGAAGNTVYKKAIMKIKDDVTSGLQINMAMTSTGVFPNMVNQMVAIGEESGAVDTMLSKVADIYEAEVDDAVDGLSSLIEPFVIVFIGGLVGTIIVAMYLPIFKLGDAF; from the coding sequence ATGGCGACAGCAGTTAAAAAGCGTGGGGCAGCTGCGAAAAAACAAAAACTAAAGAACTTTCAGTACAAAGGAGTAAATAAACAAGGGCAGAAAGTAAGCGGTTCCATGCCCGCCGAGAGTGCTGATGCTGTTAAAATGCAGCTTCGTAAACAGGGTATTACCCCGAAAACCGTTAATGCTGAGTTATTTTCTTTTGGTTCAAGTAAAAAACCAATTAAGCCGGTTGATATAGCAGTTTTCTTGCGTCAATTAGCAACCATGATGAAAGCGGGTGTGCCGCTGGTACAGTCCTTTGATATTATCGGTAAGGGGCATGAGAATGCCAGTGTCCAAGACTTGGTGCAAAACATTAAAGAAGAAGTTGAATCAGGTAGTCCCTTTGCAACAGCATTGAGAAGCCATCCTAAGTATTTTGATGACTTAGTTTGTGATTTGATTCATGCTGGTGAGCAGTCGGGCACACTGGAGCAAATGCTCGATCGTATTGCGACCTATAAAGAAAAAACGGAAGCACTGAAGTCAAAAATTAAAAAGGCAATGATGTACCCTACAGCAGTTATCGTCGTTTCTATTGCGGTGACGGCGGTATTGCTAATATACGTTGTACCAATGTTTAAAGATTTATTCTCTGGAGCTGGAGCTGATTTGCCGGCACTTACAGCCATGGTAGTAGGCGCTTCTGAGAGTATGCAAGCCAACTGGTATATATACTTTGGAGTACTAATTGCGATAGTCGTTGGGTTCTCCCAAGCTAATAAGCGTTCCAAAGCCTTTAGAGAGGCGAAAGACAGATTCTTGTTAAAGGTTCCCATTTTTGGACCCTTAGTTCAAAAAGCGGCTGTAGCACGGTATGCACGTACATTAGCCACAACTTTTGCCGCTGGTGTACCCCTGGTTGATGCCTTGGATTCAGCTGCAGGTGCTGCTGGTAACACAGTTTACAAGAAAGCTATTATGAAAATTAAGGATGATGTAACTAGTGGTTTACAGATTAATATGGCAATGACTTCAACTGGTGTGTTCCCTAATATGGTCAACCAGATGGTTGCTATTGGTGAAGAGTCAGGTGCCGTGGATACCATGCTGTCGAAAGTTGCAGATATATATGAGGCTGAGGTTGATGATGCGGTTGATGGATTAAGCTCCCTGATCGAACCTTTCGTAATTGTATTTATCGGCGGCCTGGTAGGTACTATCATTGTGGCGATGTACTTACCAATCTTTAAACTGGGTGATGCATTCTAG
- the mutT gene encoding 8-oxo-dGTP diphosphatase MutT, which produces MKIVRVAVAVVIIADRVLIAKRATHQHQGGLWEFPGGKIEAGEELESALKRECKEELDIVPSIIKPLTVIEHTYPDKAVQLNVCIVPDYLGVPLGREGQPLQWCRLEKLSSYEFPEANKSIIELLQN; this is translated from the coding sequence ATGAAGATAGTCAGGGTCGCGGTCGCGGTAGTTATTATCGCTGACCGCGTTCTTATCGCCAAGCGGGCCACCCATCAGCACCAAGGTGGATTATGGGAATTTCCTGGCGGAAAGATTGAAGCTGGGGAAGAACTGGAAAGTGCGCTGAAGCGAGAGTGCAAGGAAGAGCTTGATATCGTCCCCTCAATAATCAAACCTTTAACTGTTATAGAGCATACATATCCTGATAAAGCTGTTCAGCTTAATGTATGTATTGTACCTGATTACCTGGGAGTGCCCCTGGGCAGGGAGGGGCAGCCATTACAATGGTGCCGCCTCGAAAAACTTTCTTCCTACGAGTTCCCTGAAGCTAATAAATCCATAATAGAGCTATTACAAAACTAA
- the yacG gene encoding DNA gyrase inhibitor YacG, whose protein sequence is MTQPMIVKCPTCSEAVAWTKSNDYKPFCSKRCKLIDLGEWASESHKIAGQTLDPHTVSELAKEQD, encoded by the coding sequence ATGACTCAACCCATGATTGTCAAATGTCCAACGTGTTCTGAGGCTGTTGCCTGGACGAAAAGTAATGACTATAAGCCTTTTTGTAGCAAGCGCTGTAAACTCATCGACCTAGGAGAGTGGGCCAGCGAAAGCCACAAAATTGCAGGCCAGACTTTAGACCCTCATACAGTTAGCGAGCTGGCTAAAGAGCAAGATTAG
- the coaE gene encoding dephospho-CoA kinase (Dephospho-CoA kinase (CoaE) performs the final step in coenzyme A biosynthesis.) has protein sequence MTLHIVLTGGIASGKSAVSQFFEELGIKVIDADIFSRSVVAKGSAGLKAISEHFGSSVLLEDGTLDRSALREIVFSNQSARQWLNQLLHPLIRAEMSGARKASEQAKELYTINVIPLYYETIHGTEEENNYHRVIVVDTPEEKQLERLMSRDNSSKEQARAILASQTGREERLSIANDVIQNNSDLQSLKQQVIKLDSVYRELARN, from the coding sequence ATGACGCTTCATATCGTTTTAACTGGAGGAATTGCTAGCGGGAAGTCTGCGGTTAGCCAATTTTTTGAGGAGCTTGGCATCAAAGTTATTGATGCCGATATTTTTTCAAGAAGCGTGGTGGCCAAAGGTTCTGCTGGATTAAAGGCAATTTCCGAACATTTTGGCTCTTCAGTTCTTTTGGAAGATGGTACTTTGGATCGTTCCGCGTTAAGGGAAATAGTCTTCAGTAATCAAAGTGCCAGGCAATGGTTAAACCAATTGCTTCACCCGTTAATTCGTGCCGAAATGTCTGGCGCTAGAAAGGCATCTGAGCAGGCAAAGGAGCTTTATACCATCAATGTTATTCCTTTGTATTATGAAACAATACATGGCACCGAGGAAGAAAATAACTACCACAGGGTTATAGTGGTCGATACTCCTGAAGAAAAACAGCTGGAACGTTTAATGAGTCGCGATAACAGCTCTAAAGAGCAGGCTCGAGCTATATTGGCGAGTCAAACGGGTAGAGAAGAGCGTTTATCAATAGCAAATGATGTCATTCAGAATAATTCTGATTTGCAATCATTAAAACAACAAGTTATAAAACTAGATAGCGTTTACCGTGAACTAGCAAGGAACTAA
- the nadC gene encoding carboxylating nicotinate-nucleotide diphosphorylase — MIDIPYQKQLKDNIEFQVNRTLEEDLNGLNGLDVTAELIEENKVAKGRLITREDAVVCGIDWFNRVFEKLDPSISLSWQCEDGEKVSANDTLCEIEGNARKILTAERSAMNFLQTLSGTATMTARYVSELKGTNCQLLDTRKTIPMMRLAQKYAVYCGGGKNHRMGLFDAFLIKENHIISCGSIKNAVITARLNHPDLLVEVEVETFSQLDKALDAGADVIMLDNFSIDDMRTGVAINKMHSHTAKIEASGNVTLETLRDIAETGVDFISVGALTKNLRAVDLSLRLDL, encoded by the coding sequence ATGATTGATATTCCTTATCAGAAACAACTTAAAGACAACATTGAGTTCCAAGTTAATAGAACCTTAGAAGAGGACTTAAATGGACTGAATGGACTAGATGTCACTGCCGAACTCATCGAAGAAAATAAAGTTGCTAAAGGCCGATTGATAACAAGAGAAGATGCGGTAGTGTGCGGTATAGACTGGTTCAACCGCGTGTTTGAAAAACTTGATCCCTCAATATCATTAAGCTGGCAGTGTGAGGATGGAGAAAAGGTTTCAGCGAATGACACTCTATGTGAAATAGAAGGCAACGCTCGCAAAATTTTGACCGCTGAACGCAGCGCAATGAACTTTTTACAAACATTATCAGGAACAGCTACCATGACGGCCCGCTATGTCAGCGAGCTCAAGGGAACTAATTGTCAGCTACTAGATACCCGCAAAACCATACCTATGATGCGTTTAGCACAAAAGTATGCTGTGTATTGCGGAGGCGGTAAAAACCATCGAATGGGCCTTTTTGACGCATTCCTGATCAAAGAAAACCACATCATCTCTTGTGGCTCAATTAAAAATGCTGTGATCACGGCTAGATTGAATCATCCTGACTTGCTAGTTGAGGTTGAAGTCGAAACATTCTCACAACTGGATAAGGCTCTTGATGCCGGGGCTGATGTCATTATGTTAGATAATTTTAGTATTGATGATATGCGCACTGGTGTTGCCATCAACAAGATGCATTCACATACCGCCAAAATCGAGGCCTCAGGAAATGTTACCTTGGAAACATTACGAGACATAGCAGAAACAGGCGTTGATTTCATATCAGTGGGGGCGCTGACCAAGAATCTTAGAGCAGTGGATTTATCCCTAAGGCTTGATTTGTAA
- a CDS encoding pilin produces MQTKKQAGFTLIELMIVVAIVGILAAVAIPAYQDYIKRSKVSELAATLAACKTSVAETYASNGNNIASIDTANSGCNTDGSQYTQNLTVGSSGPGVISVQATNIATDVNNLTLTLTPQFAGGAGTAISGWTCGGTIPPEYKPANCR; encoded by the coding sequence ATGCAAACTAAAAAACAAGCGGGTTTTACCCTGATTGAATTGATGATCGTTGTTGCGATCGTAGGTATCTTGGCTGCAGTAGCTATCCCAGCTTACCAGGATTACATCAAGCGTTCTAAAGTATCTGAGTTAGCAGCAACTCTAGCTGCATGTAAAACGTCTGTAGCAGAAACGTATGCTTCTAATGGTAATAATATTGCTTCTATCGATACAGCGAACTCTGGTTGTAACACAGACGGTTCTCAATACACACAGAACTTAACTGTTGGTAGTAGTGGTCCAGGCGTTATTTCGGTTCAAGCTACTAATATCGCAACTGACGTTAATAATCTTACTTTAACATTGACCCCACAGTTCGCAGGTGGTGCTGGTACTGCAATTAGTGGCTGGACCTGTGGTGGTACAATTCCTCCAGAGTATAAGCCTGCTAACTGTCGTTAA
- the pilB gene encoding type IV-A pilus assembly ATPase PilB — protein sequence MALVETGLTGLAHMLVAEGLIEKDKVREAIERAKEEKVGLIDWLVNAGWVEGRSAVKAQGVNFGAPFFDVSALNVEDLPKDIIDLNMMRKHRAIPLFKRGSRLFIGVSDATNLKSLEEIRFQTNCSIEAVLVEPSRLDTLVDKLIEEKENESLSDFDDADLDNIDLDAVDDSEASDVDEGAEKDDAPVVKFVKKMLVDAIRKGASDLHFEPYEKKYRVRFRIDGMLHEVASPPIQLSARISARLKVLSNLDISERRVPQDGRVKLKLSRTKAIDFRVNTLPTLFGEKIVMRILDPSSAMLGVDALGFEPKQKEHFMTAINKPQGMVLVTGPTGSGKTVTLYTGVNILNDEHKNISTAEDPVEINLAGVNQVNVNIKAGLTFASALRAFLRQDPDIVLVGEIRDLETAEIAIKASQTGHLVLSTLHTNSAPETLTRLVNMGVAPFNIATTVNLVVAQRLARRLCEHCKKPSELPEEALLEEGFTKEELNELTVYEPVGCDKCTLGYKGRVGLFQVMPVSEATGRIIMEGGNAIDIADQAKKENIPDLRRAGLNKIKLGATSLEEVNRVTQD from the coding sequence ATGGCGTTAGTTGAAACAGGTTTGACGGGCTTAGCCCACATGCTGGTAGCAGAAGGCCTTATTGAAAAAGATAAAGTTAGAGAGGCAATTGAGCGAGCCAAAGAAGAGAAGGTTGGGCTTATTGACTGGCTGGTTAATGCTGGCTGGGTGGAAGGAAGAAGTGCCGTAAAGGCACAGGGAGTTAATTTCGGAGCTCCTTTTTTTGATGTCTCTGCATTAAACGTCGAAGACTTACCAAAAGATATCATTGACCTGAACATGATGCGAAAGCATCGTGCTATCCCTTTATTTAAACGTGGCAGTCGCTTGTTCATTGGTGTTTCCGATGCGACTAACCTTAAAAGTTTGGAAGAAATTCGATTCCAGACGAACTGCTCGATTGAGGCTGTACTCGTAGAGCCTTCGAGATTAGACACACTTGTAGATAAGTTGATTGAAGAGAAAGAGAATGAGTCTCTGTCTGATTTTGATGACGCAGACCTTGATAACATTGACCTTGATGCGGTTGATGATAGTGAAGCTTCCGATGTAGATGAAGGAGCTGAAAAAGATGATGCTCCAGTAGTGAAGTTTGTTAAGAAAATGCTGGTTGATGCTATCCGTAAAGGGGCATCCGATTTGCACTTCGAGCCATATGAAAAGAAGTATCGTGTACGTTTCCGTATTGATGGTATGTTACACGAAGTTGCAAGCCCTCCTATTCAGTTATCAGCACGTATTTCTGCACGCTTGAAGGTTTTATCAAATTTGGATATCTCTGAAAGGCGGGTTCCTCAGGATGGCCGTGTAAAATTAAAGCTTTCAAGAACCAAAGCTATTGATTTTCGTGTGAATACTTTGCCGACTCTATTTGGTGAGAAGATTGTAATGCGTATTCTTGATCCCTCCAGTGCAATGTTAGGAGTGGATGCGTTAGGTTTTGAACCTAAGCAAAAAGAGCACTTTATGACTGCTATCAATAAACCTCAGGGAATGGTTTTGGTTACGGGGCCTACAGGTTCGGGTAAAACGGTAACCCTATATACTGGCGTGAATATTTTAAATGATGAGCATAAAAATATTTCGACAGCTGAGGACCCGGTAGAGATTAACTTGGCTGGTGTTAACCAGGTCAACGTTAACATAAAAGCTGGATTAACCTTTGCTTCGGCTCTGAGAGCATTTCTACGTCAGGATCCGGATATTGTACTGGTGGGTGAGATCCGAGACCTTGAGACAGCTGAAATTGCTATTAAGGCATCTCAGACGGGTCACTTAGTACTTTCCACACTACATACAAACTCTGCACCTGAGACATTAACTCGTTTGGTTAATATGGGCGTAGCGCCTTTTAATATCGCAACCACTGTTAACTTGGTTGTTGCACAGCGATTAGCCAGAAGACTGTGTGAGCATTGTAAGAAACCTTCTGAATTACCAGAAGAAGCGTTACTGGAAGAGGGCTTCACTAAAGAAGAGCTGAACGAACTCACAGTTTACGAACCTGTAGGTTGCGATAAGTGTACATTAGGTTATAAAGGTCGTGTAGGTTTATTCCAGGTAATGCCAGTATCCGAGGCAACTGGAAGAATAATTATGGAAGGTGGAAACGCGATTGATATCGCAGATCAGGCCAAAAAAGAGAATATTCCTGATTTACGGAGAGCTGGGTTAAACAAAATTAAATTAGGGGCTACCAGTCTGGAAGAAGTTAATCGAGTGACGCAAGATTAA